From the genome of Gallus gallus isolate bGalGal1 chromosome 4, bGalGal1.mat.broiler.GRCg7b, whole genome shotgun sequence:
TCCACCTGAAGTCACACCAGGCTGTTCACTCTGCCTCATCTAGCCAAGCTctgagcacccacagcctcactgggccCTTGCTCCACCATTAAGAGTTGGACTCAATTATTCTTAAGGGTCTGTTCCAACTCGGGACATTCTATGATACTTCCATAATAATCAATTGAGAAAGCTTTCGCTATTATCTAAGTTGGAACAACAGGCACTACTTACAAGGAGGAGCCCTTCTTGTTCCTGCTGTAATAATTCATGTCTGAGTGCTAACTTGTCAGCTATCACAGTTAGAGAAAAACCTGGGGCTGGAAGTTGTTCTATtgtccttcctctcctctgcgCAGGGATGGGGAGCTGATGTGGCACAACGCTGCCTGTTCTTAGTGTGTTTCAATAGACAGTGAAATCGGTACCAGAAAGGCAAGAAACTCAGAGCTTTTGGAGACATCCGTATTTACACTGCTGTCTTTTAGGGCAGAAATCTGTCAGCTGCATTTTGGGGGTACGTGATCAGAATGCCAGGTTGGTGCCTCATGCTGCAGGTAGCACCACGCAGCTTCAGAGCACACGGACAGGCACTGGCATCGTGGATGAAGCAGTCCTGGCTGCCTCCTCTTGGCCTTTACCAGATTATGACTCCAACTTGCTTTATGCTGCTATCATCGGGCACCCCTCACAAGCACCAGCAGTCCCATAAATCTGCTTTTTACGGCACGGCAGAAGCCTAATTACACACGATTAAACTCTGTCAAAAATTAAAGCCCACACATTCCTCTGAAATTGAAATCAGCCCTGTTAGGTATCAAGAAGCAGCAATGCTGATGGCTGGAAGGCATGCTGTCAACGCAACGTTGCTGACCCTACACAAACGGGGGCACTCCCAACTCTTCACTTCAGCCTTTCCTACAAGCACTGGTGTAAGCACACCCCGAAATGTGGCTGTGCACACCTCAGGCTGCAGGGACAGATGCAGCTCAGGCACCTACAAAGCTCACATGCTCgctgctcctgctctcctgcagctctcctcccCCAGCACCGTGCACTGTTGGACCTCACCGCACAGATTCGGAAACGTTAAGCCACAGcccatttatttttgtgacaaGAGCTTTAATGAATATTGAGCTCTGTAAGGACACATACAGGTTACACATCGTTGTCACGAGAACGGGCGCTGGAAATTAAATATAACCCACGTAGACGGACGCTACAATGGGATGCAACAGCCAAAGGAAACGCTGTTAAGGCATTTTGGGACTTTTATTACATGGTAAGCATCATTTTAGATGGACGCAATACTAGGAGTGAGGAGAACAAAAGTTTGTGGCTTTTATTACCAATGAGGAGAGCCCTAGGAAGAGGCCTGCCACGCTGGGGACAGCAATGATGCAGCGAAAACCATCACATGGAGAAAGCAATGAGTGGTACCCTGAGAGAGCAAATGATTAATGGCACATCTCACCCTGCCCGCTCCCCATGAGCGCGGTGCAACCACAGTGCAAACCTCCGGCCCCAGTAACAGCCCCTGGCAGCCCAGAGAGCCCCCAGCCCTTCCTGTCAGCATGGATGGACACCTACAGAATGCGAATGGCACCTTCCCCCCGACAAACTGCAAAGGGacttctttttgttattatcAATCAAGTAGgagatttttattgttattaatcATGTAGGAGCTATTTGCAGCTTAACAGTTAAACATTAGATGTTATGCTTTTAATTACATGCACTTGCGTAACAAGCAGATGAAGGCATATGTCAAACACCAGCAACATCCCTTTACATACCTGATCTATGCCTCTTCCAAAACACTTGCATTAAGGAAGGTTCTTCTAGAATAATACGACAAAACATGTGCTTTCACCAACCCCCCCACACTCCCTGATACACACAGGGGGGCAAAGAAACCCCCAGCTCGGGGAACATGGGGTGCACTCAGCTCCCTGCACCTCCATTGAGCGTGGAGAGCGCGgcccccagtgcctgcctgcagATGTGGATGACTAAACATCTTagggggagggggaatgacaaaaaaaaaaaaaagggatggaCTTGTGCTTGGCGTGCCCTAAAAGCTGCATTCTGGCAACTTTagagctgtgctcagtgctgctgcaaagaGGACAAGGTGCCAGCAGCATGGGGCAGCCACAGTCCCCATTGGGGGGAAGGCGGCCCCGGGCACTCACACTCACCTGGAGGTTTCATGTAATATTGCTCGATATCAGACATGTCCGTATGCAGCGCGCAATCGAGATAGTGGAGGATAACTTTTCTGCTGAAGTAGTACCTCATGCCCATCAGAAAGATGGGCAAGCAGCAGGTCAGCAGGAAGGACTTGGTCACAACAAAGCACATTACTATGGAgataaggaagagaaataaacgACACCTGTCAGAAAAGAGAATTTAGTGTTGATTTCGGAATAcagactcattttaaaaaataaaatcaataaagaacacagagcagaacagacATATGCAGCTCATACATGAGAACGGTGCAATTCTCCCTAAGCGGTGCTAAGTGACAGTGCAGATCAgtgttcctgcagtgctgggggggggtgggggggcaagaggggctgctgggtgcaCCCCTTGCACCCCGCTGTCAgctgggggggctgtgctgcgggCACGCCGCTCCGCAGCCATGTGTTTGGCACTGCGGCATTACTATTTCCAGCCTGGGAAGCACCGGCTGCTGGGGAGGGGCACAGCCTTGGGGCTGGGGGTCCACACAAGGCCTGGGGGGCTCCTGGGGGGTACCCTTTAGTAGTCGCTTCCCAGCACCTTGCTACTGCCAGGGGTCCCTCTCCAATTGAGCCTGAGGGGGCACCTGCAACAAGCAATGGCTTGAGAACCCAGCCTTAGGGTGGAGGGTGCGTTTTTAGAGTGGGGGGACATGCTTTATTACATTATTATTCACACAGAAGCGGAGCTCACATCGTTACTTCCAGGAAAGGGGGCTTGGGCACACGTTATTATTTCAAAGGGGGGCTTCCAGGGGGGCCCGCGTGGTTATCTGCGGGGGGTGGGAGCACCTTGCAGAGGTTATTTTGGGATTGCAACCCCAGGAGGTGAcccccccaacacacacacacacacggagATGGAGGGGCCCGGCCGTCTCCAAGCAACGGCGGCACGCGGTGCGCAGAGCTGCGCGCTGCGGAGCTGCGCGCTGCGATGCGCGCACCGCTCCCATCCCGAGCCCCTACCTCGAGCCCCTGCACGGAACAACCGCAAGGACGCGCAACCTCCGCGGGGAGCCCCTCACCGCCCTCCAAATCCGCGCAGCGCAAAACCACCCCCCTCTCCCTCCGCCGCGATGCGCAGCTCTCTCCGCATCGCTGCGGCTCCGCGTGGCTGCGGCGCTCCCGGCTCCGCGCATCCCCGCGGGGACCTCGAGCGGAGCCGCTACTCACCCGCCATCAGCGCGTAGAGCAGCTGGGTGAGGGGCTGCTGCTTTAGCCCCCTGAAGGCCGTGTTGGGGATCCGCTCCATGATACCTTCGTAGAAAATGCGGCGCACCACCTCCTGCTCGGAGGGGTGGAATTCACGGATATAGACGTTGTCGCGTTTGGGTTCTTCCTTGGGGGTACCGAGGGGAGcagggggggaggagggggagccCGAGAGGGTGGGCCACATTTGGGAGGAAGAAACAATGATGGTGTCTTTTTTGGCTCCCGGGATTGAGTCATGGTCTTCCGCCACGATCTTGGTCTCACAAACCATCTTGGGAGACAGACAATGCATGCAAACGGGGCgcggggagggaaggagaagaaaaacggggagaggggaaaggggagggggggagaaaaaaaaaaagaaaaaaaaaggggggaagggggaggagcGGAGCGCGGAGCAGGGCCGGAGACCCGCGGGCAGCTGCGCGGGGCGCGGAGCAGCGCGACCGGGCGGGACGGGAGAAAGGAGCTGCGCTGCATTTTGGAGAGGCATTTATAGGGCGGGGGGGCCGCGGGTCCTCGGGGTCCGAGAGCCCCCCGCATTGGCTGCGCGGGGTCGCCATGTGATCGGGGGGGGCGGGCCGCCtgcccacctcccacccccatcACCCGCGCCGCCCCTTTGCAAATTACTACGGCGCGTCCTTGCGCGGGGGGCGGTTTCCTCCCGCGGGTCGCGCATCTCTCCTCTGCATCCGCGCGCGGGGACGCcgctttctttcattctttctttccgCGTTCCCATTCTGGAACAGTCGCTGCGGGTGCGCGGTGCCCCACGGGCAGACGCGACCGCGGGTGGGTGCGAGGGGTGCGCGTCCCGGCGGGCTGCGGCGCAGCGTGGGCGCTCCGCGGTGACTCATGCGGCgcggccccccccgccccatccACGCATCGAGTGTTCCCCGAGCCCACGCGGCCCCACATCCGTCCCCCATGCCGGCTCCGTGCCCCGTCCCTCGCTCTGTAACTTTTCCTGGGGGAGAGAGAAGGCGGGGGGATGcgcagagagaaggaagaaggagaggaggaggaagatgggCTCCTCCTCTTCGCAAGACCCGAAAAGCTTCGCTCTCTCCCGGTTGGAACCGGCCGGCATCTGCCCTAGGCATGCGCCGTGCGGGGACGGTGCGGGGCCGGGGAGGAGGTGCGGGGATGCGGAGCGCCGGGCACGGACACACACACCGGAGGCCGTCTCCCTCCCGCCGGCTGCACCTCCGGAGCCCCGTGTGAGCCCCACTGCGAGGTGCGCCCCTGGAAGTCCCGTCCTCCCGCAGGGTGCACCTGCGCGTCCTCCAGCCCGGTGCCGCCCTGCAGCCGCCCCTACGGATGCTGCATCCCCGTGTGGGCTTCAATGCGTCCCCCACTGGGGCCTCTGGCACCCTGTGGGCTTGTGTCCCGGGTGAAGCCCCCAGAGTGGTGCGCAGGCAGCTGGGGCTTTGCTCCAAGCCTGGTGCCGCTGTGATGATTTCGTTGCTTTGctttatcattaaaaataaaaataaaaataataataaaaaaaagacgTTCCAAATCatggagggagggggaaagatGAGGCCAGGGCTCGGAAGCTCTCCCACCTGCTGAGTGCCTCCAACACCCGCAGCCTCACAGTGCGCCGGATGCCCTCGTGGGGAGCAGGGGGGGTGGCCACGGAGTGGTCCCTTCTCCAGTGCATCTGAGCCAGAGTGTCCCACCCACCCGCAGAGCTGGGGTGACAAGAAGTTGCACTGACGGCAGCTCAGCTCGTGGGTCACGGTGCCGGGGGAGCAATGTCCCCAAGCAAAGAACCTCCCGTGGGAGGGAgatgtccctgtgtccccacgTCCCTGGCACGTCTCACCCTCAGCAGAATTTGCCAATGTGAAGGCAAAGAGGTGGTAgatggggaaaacaaacaaacaaatggggCAGCATTTGCTTTCGGATTGTGAAAGCTCCAGGCCAAAGATAGGAGattgctgttttaaaaatataattcaagTAACGCTCAGCTCCATATGCCCGGGTGAAGcaggcatttatttttgtttgatccTTTCTACGCTGCTTATTTATGAAATAACAAGAGTAATCAAAACAGCtcattccttaaaaaaaaaaatactgccgCAGTTATGTAACAGCCAGGAAAGCTCCCAATTCCAGTCCCGCTCTATGGGCCGGAGTGTTGGCGGATggattatttttagaaaggcTCCAAACACTTGTTTACTACTGATGCTGCATCTCGTAAGCAATAATGAGCATCGTCCCTTGGCCCGAAGTGAGGGCACgctgctgcagtggggaaactgaggcatggaggggggggggctttgTGCACCATCATGCAGCAACTCAGAGGAGCTGCGGGCACGGCACCAGCTTTCCTGAGCCCTGTCTGAATGCCAAACTTCACCTTCCCTCATTGCCAAGCCAGGTTTTCAGGTTTCTCCAGGgctctggcagagcagcaaggagggaTGGGGACGGATCAGGCGGCCGTGATGGATGGAAGCAAATGTCAGTGAAAATCAAGGGCCTCGCTGCAATCGATTGCACAAGGCAGGCAGGTTTTCAGACAGCAGATTTGGGCCCTCggaataaaaagaatattgtTAGCAGAGCTTCCTGGAGAGGCAACTGCACTGCCTGGAGCTTTCAGTCTGTAAAAGCGCAGTTGTCATCCCCAGTCACTGAGGATTTTGCTCCTCCAGGACCTGGGGGGAAGTCACCCACATGCCGTGACCCACTGCTGAACCTCACAGAAAGAAGTAATGTAATGAAGACGGACGTTTCAGAGTCTGCATTTCATGCCAGTGCTCCCAGCAGTTCTCACCGTAGTGTAGAGAAGAGCACTCGTTGCATGGATGCTTGATCCATTTGCACGGAATGAATGGGGGCAAGTTGTGTGGCTCCGAGGGCTGAGGAATTTGGAATAGTTTTCAGCAAGGAAATATTGCATGCTTTAAAATGTGATATATTATTTGGAAATGGGAAATTGCTTTGTCTTCAGCAGGTCTGCTTCAGACTGGCTTTGCTTTTGAGTAGCACACCAACCCAGTAAGCCATGGGCTGGTTCTAGGATGCACCAGGCAGATGTGAGGTCACGTGTTGGTCCTTTACATGTGAACAGAGCCACTGCCTACTGGGAAGCTCATGCTCTGTTCTCACTCTGAAACTGGAGGTTTGCATCCAGCCCTGGGGTTTGAATGCCCCAAACCAAAGTGGATTTTGCTGTAACTCTTGAAGCAACAAACCCTGGGGGTGATTTCAAACAACTCGGATGCTCTGTAAGAGCATCTGTTCCTAAGGGGTGGTGGGCACCAAGGCAGGACCTCACCAGCATCCTTGAGCCTCCTCCAGCTCATGACTTGCTGGGCAAGGAGACGTGCTGCGGGAAGGGACTGTGCATAGCAGCACCACAGTGTTGGTTCTGTCTTTCCCCTCTAACAGCCACAAGCAGCCACAATCCTTCCCTCACTGGGGACTATCGGTATACCCCAGCAATTAATGGGTTGATGGCAAAAGCCACCCCAGGTTCTATTGGTGTGGTGGTACCAGAAGGGCTCTTCCCAGCACGGTCTGGTGGCTCCAACCCCATCCTCTGCAATATCTCCATCAGTGAGCGACTGAGGCAGGTGCTGAGATTTCAAACTGTTGTTCTTATTTGCCTCCAGGTCTTCCTCCAACCCTCAGCTCCAAGTGGCTTTGCCATGCTACGGGCATAGGCACCCGCTCAACCCaaggagcagcccagcaccaggGCTTTAGCTGCCTCTGCTTTGTTGGGCTGCAGGAAGAAGTGAAAGCCACTCTGTTGGCTGCAGATGTGCATGTGAATGTGAGGCATTTGCCTAATAAATAGCTTCCTAAGGGGTGATTAATTAGAATCTGTTCTCTACGGTGTGACTTGGGGAGAGGTTGAATGGGATGTGAATGAGACACCACTGAAATGGTGGGAACAAAGACCACACGTGGCTGGAGGAGTACCAGGGCTTTAAGCCAGGTGCATGTGGGAATGCCACAGGTGGTGCGAGCCCGGGAgtgctcatttcttttttcccccctcttggAAAAGTACCTGTCTCTGCAATCAGTCTTTCCTCTTGCTATGATTAACCTGCAGCCACCCAAATTTTGGTTACTTGCTTGGGTCAGCAAGGTAACAGCGCTAGGAAATGTGCTGTATCATGAGCAGCTCTGTCAATGAGTATCTGTCTTTGctaaggaaggaaagaagaaccTAAGGTTAATGATTGTACTTTCGGCCAAAAGCTATTTTGCTGGCATTTTTAACAGCAGTGATTTTAACCGATGGCTGAAGCACAGCTGTAGCAGGCTGGGGTTTTCCTGCCTTTGCATGCTGCCTTGCAGCAAGAAGCAGAGGGAAATTTTCTGGTATTTCCAGTTTTGCTGTTCAGTAATGCCTCCCGGCTCTGTGTTTGTGGCCTGGGTCCCTTTCCCTTTGCACACGGGGACAGCAATTGCTCCAGGTGCAGAAGCAAAACCAATGGCATGGAGTCATATCTGCCCGTCCCCACTGCTGTTGGGGGCATCAGCATCTTAAGTCACACTCCACACAGCTGACTTGTGTTTGCTCCCCTTCTCCTCAGagagaactgtagaatcactaaggttggaaaaccACTGCGATCATatagtccagccatcagcccatccccaccatgcttACACTATGAATTCTGGGGAAagtctccttttccttccttccttccttccttccctccttccctccttccttccttccttccttccttccttccttccttccttccttccttccttccttccttccttccttccttccttccttccttccctccttccctccttccctccttccctccttccctccttccttccctccttccttccctccttccctccttccttccttccatttgGTGGCAGGCACTTGGTTCCAGAAACCATAACTTTGAGAAAAACACTAAGTATTTTAAGTGCTGTAAAGCAATGGGCTGCCACTGGGGGCACCAGCTGAACAAAGGCATGAGATTTGTAAAGGAGTGTTTTCAAATGGAAACAGGTTCTCTAACTAGAggatcctagaggtcttttccaaccttaattctgtgattctatggctcAGTGACTTTCCCCTCTGATGTATGTCACAACACAGCAGTGGCTGCCACTGTGATAAACGTTTATAAATACGTACCCTccaaagggaggtgggaggcaaatggatgaggccaggctcttgTTGGTGATGCGTAGCCATGGGTCAAGGAATggtggcctaaaacttgaacattgGGAGTTCCATACAAGCATGTGGAAGGACTTCTTTACACTAAGGGTGATggagtgctggaacaggctgtccaaagaggttgtggagtctccttctatggagatattcaagacccatctggatgcctacctgtaCAACCTATTGGAGGGAACTGCTTCAGCAGGGCGTTGGACTCAACGATCTcttgaggacccttccaaccccttctgtgattctgcgtGATCCTACGCTGCCATACTTTCATTAAAATCAAAGTCACAGTGGCTTGTGAAGATTAAACGCTCCAGTGGTATTTTTGTAACAGTAAAGTTGCTATAGCCACGACTCTGGGCAAAgtaaacaaaccaaacaaacacgGAGGCCTGGTCATACCTATGGCATCCCACCCCAATGATGGGCACGGCCTGGCGCCCTGCACAAGTGCTGGGGAGACGCCGTCCTGCAGTCCTGGTGGGAGAAAGACGACCACCACCGCCAGCCGAGCCTGGAAGAGGTGAGCTGGGAGAGCCGTCCCATCCCTGCGCAGAGCAGAAAGCCAACGCGCACAGACCTCCAGCGGCGCTCCCCAGTACTGCACCGCACTGCCCCGCCTGGCGCTCCTTATCCCCGCTGCCAGCGCTCAGGTGCGCAGCGAGGAGacctgcaggagagcagaggtTTGGTGGAGGCCTTCTTCTCCACCCTGCTTCCCACAGGAAAGCGAGCAGGAAGGAAAACCCGCTGCTTCCCGTCCTCTCTGTGACCCTGTGGGGTTTTCCTGCCGGCCCTCCCTTCTCATGCCCTCCCCCAAACGGACACCAGTGTGAGCTCATCAGCTGTCTTCACGCCATCCAACTGAAAGCCTTCCAACACCCGGCGGTCCTGCAGGTGCCACTGTTAGAAACATCCCTGTAAGACACGGTGAGATGCTCACAAAGCAGTGCCCTAAATGCACTGCTCCTGGGCAAAAATAGGCGCACTGCTACTGCTACACAAACCTGGCAAAATAAGACTcagtttgggtgtttttttatTCCTGATGAATCCCTGCCTATCGTCCTATTTGCCTCAGTCTGGACCACCAGGGTTAATGCATGGTGAAAAACCATTTGTTGTGCTGACTCCCAGCCCCACGCTTGCTTTGCGGGACATCTGCACAGCCATCCATCCTCGTGATGGTTGCATGTCATCCCTCCTGGCCACCAGCTTGTTCAGTTGCTGGCTCTGTGCCACGCCTGGGCCAGGATTTCGTCCCTGTACATTGCTctgctattaaaaatacagtattcaGACCCTTGTTCCTCAAAACATCCATGTACACAACAcagctggggggtgggagggggatgAGGGGAGGGCAGGCACTGGGCTGGAAGCAGTGATTGGAACCCGGCTCCCGAGGAGGTGCTCGGTGTGGCTCTGATTAATGGGTTTTGTAGGGGAAAGCCACGAGCGGTGCTGAATGCAAAAGGGAAGATCAGAGGATTTGAGTTCCAGGCTTAGCATCTCATTTCAGCCTGTCGAAGGGAGGCTTGAAGCCTGGTGAGGAAAAGCTCCTTGCTGCCGTCCCTCATCCGTCTGGCAGCGCTCTCTGGGGAACTGCTGCCGACTGCTCCGAAATTCAATTTCAGCACTGGCGGTGGCACGCTGGGGCCGACAGTAATTGCTTTGTTGGAGGAGTGGCTGCTCACCTCTGCCAGGGCCGGGGCTGGGATAAGTGTCCTGCCCCAGACAGTGGGGTGGTTTTGctgagagcacagctggaagaCCTGAATCAACACGAAGCTTCTGGGGGCCACACGTTCACTCACTGCTGCTACCCTGTGCTATTTCCAGCACATCTCCAGAAAATAgctcatccccccccccccccccccagggctgGCTCTCCACGGCAGGGAGCAAACTCAGCAATTTACCAGAGGGATTCTGCTTCTTATTTTAGACTCCTATTTtagccttctttttcttttcacatttctcaCTTTAATTCCTTTTCCTGCAGTGGGAATGAGGTGCAACGCTGCACTGTTCCATGCAAGTCTCTTCCTACCCCAGCTATTGCCTTTGAGTGAGCAACAATAGATGATCTGAGCAAAATAGCTGTTTGatttgtcatttatttattttttccaattgtAACAGCAAAGAAGGTAAAATGGTAAATCTGGACTTTTTGGCATGCCTGATccagggcagcagctgtgatcatagaaccattgaggttggaaaagaccactaaggtcatctagtccaaccatcaacccatcgcagccatgcccactgaccatgtccctcagtgccatgccTACACATTTCTCAAAATCCTCCCTGGATGGTGACAACCGATAGCTGATTTGCTGGAAGGTGCAGAGTCCTCGCACCAATTGAAAATGTGGGTTGTGCGTGCTACCTTGCGGCTTCTGCACCACCAGTTGCAAATGGCCCTTCCTGAAGGGCATTTATGATAGATGGCCTGCCGTCTATCAGCTGCATGCAGAAAGCCATCAGATTATCTGTGCCTAACATCTGTTGGCCATCTCAGTTTCAGTGGACAGGATGGGAATGGTAGGTTGCCGTCATCCGAGTCTCTTCAGTTGCTTCAACACATCAACACTCTGCTGCAACCAACTCAGGCTACATCTGTTATTCCTATAATGCCAACTATGTATCATGTTGACTCATTTTCTATTAGATCCAGCTGTTCGGGCTGATATGCTGATTGACCCTTTCAGCTTGTTCAGCACATGGCTGCCAGAGGTCATCAGACACGAGGTTGACACAGGTTCAAGGCTCACATCCATCCTGTTGGGGTGAGGAGGCATTTCACCCACCTGTTCTGAGCAGGAGCACCTTAGAGGATCAGCTGGCCGTTGCATGAGGCCACCACTGTGTCTGCAGCATCAATAAATCAGTCTGGCCCTGAAGTTTCTGTAAACTCTGTAACCTGGAACATACAGCTCAGCCACTCACGCCCCAGCTTGTAGGAACCATAGGTTCAAATCACAGCAGGACCTGGTTCTGCCTTCAGCTTtgcaaggcaggaggagatgcCACAGTGATGCACATgctaaaaatacttctgaaatacCATGTGGCAGCGCTGCTTGCAAGGAAAGCATGCCCAGGGCtctgggaagggaagaggacaGGAAGGCAGGCTGTGAGGCTGACCAATGTGCATAAATGAAATGCAGGAGATGAATAAGTAAGGAGAgaatgaataaaagaaataataaataaataaaaataaataggtaaggagaaaataaaatctagaGGAATATGTTCTAGCAGGCAATGATTTCTTAACAGAGTtctcatcatttatttttactcatCTATTCCTCAGCATTCAGCC
Proteins encoded in this window:
- the NAT8L gene encoding N-acetylaspartate synthetase, with amino-acid sequence MHCLSPKMVCETKIVAEDHDSIPGAKKDTIIVSSSQMWPTLSGSPSSPPAPLGTPKEEPKRDNVYIREFHPSEQEVVRRIFYEGIMERIPNTAFRGLKQQPLTQLLYALMAVMCFVVTKSFLLTCCLPIFLMGMRYYFSRKVILHYLDCALHTDMSDIEQYYMKPPGSCFWVAVLDGNVVGIVAARGNEEDNTVELRRMSVDSNYRGKGIAKALGRKVLEFAMLNNYSSVVLGTTAVKMAAHKLYESLGFKHVGVVEHYALPGMTHSLLERMFFQLRYHRYRLQLREE